The genomic segment ATCTAAATGTCTCAAGAGAAGAGCTTGTTAAAGAGTATGAAAATTTGGATAAAAACCTAATTTCAAGTTGCTATCACGCATGTGTATTCTGCCCTATATTGTATAACTTAGGAAAAGGTTTAATAAAATCAGAAATTTTCTATAAGAGAAAGGTCTTAACTGATAATGAAAGAAAAAATCATGCTCTAAATGAGTTTTATGATGCTATAAAGGAGCAAGATATTGGCAGAATGATTAATTCAGTTAAAATTTATTATAATAAGTATATAAGAGAGCTTGATGAGTTGTATGCCGATTATATAAAGAGTAGAGATGTTAGGGTGTTTGATAAATTGGTTGATAAGTGTAAAGAGTATTCTGGAAGGGTTGGATTGATGGAGTTATTGAAAGTTGTGATAGTAACTTAGTGGGATTTTATTGGAATTTCGAATGTCCTGGACAGGTAAGTTGGGGATTTATTACTGATTGGGAAATAGCACAATTATCAACATATATCAAACAAAAATCTAATGAATTAAACAGAAAATTAGAGTTTATATGGATTCCTTCATTAGGAGGTAGAACAATCCAACAACTTGAAGATTCTGGAGTAAAAAATACTATGAGGTATTTTAACTATGTATTTTGTCAGCCAAATTACTATCAAAGAGATACAATGCAAGATGGTTCAGAATACACTTATGATAAGTTGGTTGAAATTCTAAATTGGATACGGAATGCATCGAGGAATTCATACATCGAATTAGAAGCAGATAATCAAGTTCTTAGTAATCCCAATAAAGTATTAAGAGCATGTGACTATGTCAAAGCACAGAAAGATTCGGTAGTTAGAGATATTTGGCAAAGAAGAGCATATTACTTTGACACAAAAAAGGAAGTCATTGATAGAGTTAGACGTACTTGTCCAGAATGGTAAAATAAATATTCTTTGAATAATAATAAATTTTTTAGGTGGAATAATGATAAAGATAAAAAAAATATCTTATT from the Methanotorris formicicus Mc-S-70 genome contains:
- a CDS encoding DUF4855 domain-containing protein, translating into MGFYWNFECPGQVSWGFITDWEIAQLSTYIKQKSNELNRKLEFIWIPSLGGRTIQQLEDSGVKNTMRYFNYVFCQPNYYQRDTMQDGSEYTYDKLVEILNWIRNASRNSYIELEADNQVLSNPNKVLRACDYVKAQKDSVVRDIWQRRAYYFDTKKEVIDRVRRTCPEW